A DNA window from uncultured Methanoregula sp. contains the following coding sequences:
- a CDS encoding type IV pilin N-terminal domain-containing protein, translated as MKHRRKSEPEQAVSPVVGVMLMLVVTIIIAAVVSAFAGGLSSDTQKAPQASIDVKIKTAADNTMSGTETIMTFTELSGDPIPTKDLAIVTYYQNKAGMIYKNKQVATSSAIDIDGYSKTTRVPFINDMRYGYSGNNPAKDFGNYTWKTGDVLSTGTTAGTAYLLAINSTTTPYTIADKDFGPGSIVDVKILHVPSGQYIFDKEVSVQ; from the coding sequence ATGAAACACAGAAGAAAATCTGAACCGGAGCAGGCAGTCTCGCCCGTTGTCGGTGTGATGCTGATGCTCGTCGTGACCATAATTATTGCAGCAGTCGTGAGTGCGTTTGCGGGGGGTCTCAGTTCCGATACCCAGAAGGCACCCCAGGCATCGATTGATGTGAAAATCAAGACTGCTGCCGACAATACCATGTCAGGTACTGAAACCATTATGACTTTTACCGAACTCAGTGGCGATCCCATACCCACAAAGGATCTTGCTATTGTGACGTATTACCAGAACAAGGCGGGAATGATATACAAAAACAAGCAGGTTGCAACAAGTTCCGCAATTGATATTGACGGATATAGCAAGACCACCCGGGTTCCTTTCATCAACGACATGCGTTATGGCTATTCCGGCAACAATCCGGCGAAGGATTTTGGGAATTATACCTGGAAAACCGGGGATGTCCTCAGTACAGGGACTACCGCAGGAACCGCGTATCTCCTTGCTATAAATTCTACGACCACTCCCTATACCATCGCTGATAAGGACTTTGGTCCCGGCAGTATTGTAGATGTTAAGATTCTCCACGTGCCAAGCGGTCAGTATATTTTTGACAAGGAGGTGTCCGTGCAATGA
- a CDS encoding type IV pilin N-terminal domain-containing protein produces the protein MSRYADSAVSPVVGVMLMLVVTIIIAAVVSAFAGGMGSEQHKTPQVSLNAKSSIQNIQGTIDPDSYELTYPPGFSAANGLQFENTGGDTFSLNDIEIQVQTEDTKYTIRPTDTLPAKSILPTGISNGGYFQKLGNVSLSDRMIAPGDKFMLYADGCANGVTYTWDHSYYGPKISWRPTDSKAGFSIYLNKKAQYSVIDKISNRVIANGELILT, from the coding sequence ATGAGTCGTTATGCTGATTCTGCAGTTTCGCCCGTTGTGGGGGTTATGCTCATGCTTGTTGTGACGATCATCATCGCAGCAGTGGTCTCCGCATTTGCCGGGGGCATGGGAAGCGAACAACATAAGACCCCGCAAGTAAGTCTGAATGCCAAAAGTTCCATCCAGAACATTCAGGGCACTATTGACCCGGACTCCTACGAACTGACCTATCCTCCGGGTTTTTCTGCTGCAAACGGCCTGCAGTTCGAGAATACCGGAGGAGACACATTCTCTCTCAATGACATTGAGATCCAAGTACAGACAGAAGATACCAAGTATACGATCCGGCCGACCGATACCTTACCTGCCAAGAGTATTCTGCCCACGGGAATCTCGAACGGGGGCTATTTCCAGAAACTCGGGAATGTATCGCTCTCCGACCGTATGATCGCACCGGGTGACAAGTTCATGCTCTATGCTGATGGCTGTGCAAATGGGGTCACATATACCTGGGACCACTCCTATTACGGTCCGAAAATTTCCTGGAGACCCACCGATTCAAAGGCCGGGTTTTCGATCTACCTGAATAAAAAAGCCCAGTATTCGGTCATTGATAAGATAAGCAACCGGGTAATAGCGAACGGGGAACTGATCCTCACCTGA
- a CDS encoding iron chelate uptake ABC transporter family permease subunit: MSRTIPLFLCMTAAAILTIALCTFIGPAGFGIPATGPGAADIIGGIRLPRVLAAFFVGASLAVAGAAMQSLFRNPMADPYILGTSSGGALGASLAIVFLGGFFVPVFAWLGAVAAILIVWSIAGRHGIISVETLLLTGIAVSFFFSALVSFLIAIAGQNVHQIIFWLMGGFWNTSPSDAILSAAILLPCGIFLFFMGRDLNALSLGEETAAHLGIDAVKARWGVLGASTLLVAGAVSIAGSIGFIGLVTPHIVRMLAGPDNRVVIPVSILAGGIILVLSDTLARTFFSDLPVGIITAFIGAPFFIWLIYQRGSAA, translated from the coding sequence TTGTCCCGCACCATCCCCCTCTTCCTCTGCATGACCGCAGCCGCGATCCTGACAATCGCTCTTTGCACGTTTATCGGCCCGGCCGGTTTCGGGATCCCCGCCACCGGACCCGGTGCAGCAGACATCATCGGGGGCATCCGGCTTCCCCGGGTCCTTGCTGCATTCTTTGTCGGAGCCAGCCTTGCAGTAGCCGGGGCAGCCATGCAGTCGCTCTTCCGCAACCCGATGGCCGATCCCTACATCCTCGGCACATCTTCCGGGGGAGCGCTCGGAGCATCGCTTGCCATTGTCTTCCTGGGCGGCTTCTTCGTTCCCGTCTTTGCATGGCTCGGGGCGGTTGCAGCGATCCTGATCGTCTGGTCTATTGCCGGCCGGCATGGAATCATCTCGGTCGAGACCCTGCTCCTCACGGGCATCGCGGTCTCGTTCTTCTTCTCGGCCCTCGTCTCGTTCCTGATAGCAATTGCCGGCCAGAATGTCCACCAGATCATCTTCTGGCTCATGGGCGGATTCTGGAACACATCGCCATCCGATGCCATCCTCTCGGCTGCAATTCTTCTTCCCTGCGGAATTTTCCTCTTCTTCATGGGCCGCGATCTCAATGCCCTCTCGCTGGGGGAAGAGACCGCAGCCCATCTCGGCATCGATGCCGTAAAAGCCCGGTGGGGGGTGCTCGGCGCAAGCACCCTGCTCGTTGCCGGCGCGGTTTCTATCGCAGGATCGATAGGCTTCATCGGGCTTGTCACCCCGCATATCGTCCGGATGCTCGCCGGTCCGGACAACCGGGTGGTAATCCCGGTATCCATCCTTGCCGGGGGCATCATCCTTGTCCTGTCCGATACGCTCGCCCGGACATTCTTCTCGGACCTGCCGGTCGGGATCATCACGGCATTCATCGGGGCGCCGTTCTTCATCTGGCTCATCTACCAGCGGGGGTCGGCTGCATGA
- a CDS encoding ABC transporter ATP-binding protein yields the protein MNGYTCINAENLRAGYGTEEIVKEVSCSFAKGSFTGIIGPNGSGKTTLLKAFSRVIPSCGILELDGRAVSDYSFAELGMALGFVPQDEGRPFSFTVIQIVLMARYARTSRFASLTPDDYTRCHRALEETGIANLADRSIRALSGGEWQRVLIARALAQDTGVLLLDEPTSHLDLSHQSDVLSLMRSLAAAGATIIGVFHDLNMAALYCDRLIMIRDGQVVADGIPSKVLTPEKIRQVYGAEVVASFHPATGRTFLMPLDIQNRDKVPDKNRHILVISGGGSGTGLLHFLSQKGYRVSAGTLATTDTDYATAQALAIPCIAVLPFSQIPAHSLEKLKSQLARADHIVLSSHPVGTGNLPVLLALRETDPARLVIHLPEGQTFSSCDFAKGAAAAVLFELCSAGAQCTDSYNGILSLIDKGSGKDDPGTE from the coding sequence ATGAACGGATATACCTGTATCAATGCAGAAAACCTCCGTGCCGGTTATGGCACGGAAGAGATTGTAAAAGAGGTCAGCTGCTCGTTTGCAAAAGGATCCTTTACCGGTATCATCGGCCCGAACGGATCCGGGAAGACCACGCTCCTCAAAGCCTTCAGCCGCGTGATACCCTCGTGCGGTATCCTGGAACTGGACGGGAGGGCTGTCAGCGACTATTCTTTCGCGGAACTGGGCATGGCGCTCGGTTTTGTCCCGCAGGACGAGGGCCGGCCGTTCTCCTTTACGGTGATCCAAATTGTCCTGATGGCAAGGTACGCCCGGACCAGCAGATTTGCTTCCCTCACACCGGACGATTATACCCGATGCCACCGGGCCCTCGAAGAGACCGGGATTGCAAATCTGGCCGATCGTTCGATTCGGGCCCTGAGCGGCGGGGAATGGCAGCGGGTGCTCATTGCCCGCGCCCTTGCGCAGGACACAGGAGTGCTCCTGCTCGACGAACCGACATCCCATCTCGACTTATCCCACCAGTCCGATGTCCTCTCCCTCATGCGCAGTCTTGCCGCAGCGGGCGCAACCATCATCGGCGTATTCCATGACCTCAACATGGCAGCGCTCTACTGCGACCGGCTCATCATGATCAGGGATGGGCAGGTCGTTGCCGACGGCATCCCCTCAAAGGTGCTGACACCGGAAAAAATCCGGCAGGTCTACGGTGCGGAGGTTGTCGCCTCATTCCATCCGGCCACCGGCCGTACCTTCCTTATGCCCCTCGATATCCAAAACCGGGACAAGGTACCGGACAAAAACCGGCACATCCTTGTTATCTCGGGAGGGGGAAGCGGTACCGGCCTTTTGCACTTCCTGTCCCAAAAAGGATACAGAGTCTCGGCCGGTACCCTTGCCACCACCGACACCGATTATGCCACGGCACAAGCGCTCGCGATCCCCTGCATCGCGGTTCTGCCCTTCTCGCAGATCCCGGCGCACTCGCTGGAGAAACTTAAAAGTCAGCTTGCCCGGGCAGACCATATCGTTCTCTCGTCGCACCCTGTCGGAACCGGAAACCTTCCCGTCCTTCTCGCGTTACGCGAAACAGATCCTGCCCGGCTCGTCATCCATCTTCCCGAAGGGCAGACGTTCTCTTCCTGCGATTTTGCCAAAGGTGCTGCCGCCGCAGTTCTTTTTGAACTTTGTTCAGCCGGGGCACAATGCACCGACAGTTACAACGGGATACTCAGTCTTATCGACAAGGGATCAGGAAAAGACGATCCCGGAACGGAGTGA
- a CDS encoding sugar phosphate isomerase/epimerase family protein produces the protein MTSQPLFISTFCCIDHPLEAALETLASRTSHVEILSDGLHDLLSYSTPCSEYPFSYSVHAPCSEVNIAAVSERMRSASIDVLAEVLAASARIGAEHLVVHPGFSPYEQVKDRSIASLLRSLDDLVLLQEEHGVRICIENMGAWECCHFRTPAFLPELVSRGLGCTLDCGHARLNGNLDEFLSDGRFCHVHLHDNGGTVDDHIACGAGTIDFPGVMRQLPQQATLVVETRELGAAEESLRYLSPFRNGERK, from the coding sequence ATGACCAGTCAGCCATTATTCATCTCGACCTTCTGCTGTATCGACCATCCGCTCGAAGCAGCACTTGAAACCCTGGCATCGCGGACATCCCATGTGGAGATCCTCTCGGACGGCCTGCACGATCTCCTTTCGTACAGCACGCCCTGCAGCGAGTACCCGTTCTCGTACAGCGTCCACGCACCGTGCAGCGAAGTCAATATCGCTGCAGTAAGCGAACGCATGCGGAGCGCTTCGATCGATGTGCTTGCCGAAGTCCTTGCCGCATCAGCCCGCATCGGCGCGGAACACCTGGTTGTTCATCCGGGATTTTCACCGTACGAGCAGGTGAAGGACCGCTCCATTGCTTCCCTGCTCCGCTCGCTCGACGACCTGGTCCTGCTCCAGGAAGAACACGGGGTACGGATCTGCATTGAGAACATGGGAGCCTGGGAGTGCTGTCATTTCCGGACCCCGGCATTCCTGCCGGAACTTGTCTCACGGGGACTCGGGTGCACGCTCGACTGCGGCCATGCCCGGCTCAACGGAAACCTCGATGAATTCCTTTCAGACGGGAGATTCTGCCATGTCCACCTCCACGATAATGGCGGGACCGTTGACGACCATATCGCGTGCGGTGCCGGAACGATCGATTTTCCCGGGGTTATGAGACAACTCCCGCAGCAGGCAACCCTTGTCGTGGAGACGCGGGAACTCGGTGCAGCCGAAGAGAGCCTCCGGTACCTTTCACCGTTCAGGAATGGAGAGCGGAAATGA
- a CDS encoding cobalamin-binding protein, with product MNPGPVPKKPIPAALCILLVILALCILPVSAVTITDDAGMNITLNATPLRIVSLSPSNTEILAGLGLTDRIAGVTDVCDYPPEVMNKTRIGSYSAISIEKVAAARPDLVVASDLTPKETVGRLRDLGLTVAVIAPRNTSHMIKDLRMVGMLTGTESRADEIASRLSSRLDAIRPCTSEVKIPTVAHIVWNDPLYVSGNDTLQNDVITMGGGKNVFADRNGWGTVTLEELLMKNPDIILVNGGGGMDASKKDVILTAFMTNPQYASLSAVKNNRVYAVNADIISRPAPRIVDATETVSRLLHPECFTKVTASSDVTQVPTVKSPGFCAGSTVLLIALVLFFLRGGKTR from the coding sequence ATGAATCCAGGACCTGTTCCCAAAAAGCCGATCCCGGCTGCGCTTTGCATCCTTTTGGTCATACTCGCCCTATGCATCCTGCCGGTATCCGCAGTAACCATAACCGACGATGCAGGGATGAATATTACCCTGAATGCAACACCTTTGCGGATCGTGTCGCTCTCCCCTTCGAATACCGAGATCCTTGCCGGGCTTGGCCTGACCGACAGGATCGCGGGGGTGACCGATGTCTGCGATTATCCCCCGGAAGTGATGAACAAGACCCGGATTGGGAGCTACTCGGCCATCAGCATCGAGAAGGTAGCCGCAGCCAGGCCGGATCTCGTTGTTGCATCGGACCTCACGCCCAAAGAGACGGTGGGGCGGCTTAGGGATCTCGGCCTGACCGTTGCAGTCATTGCACCCCGGAATACCAGCCACATGATCAAGGATCTCCGCATGGTCGGCATGCTGACCGGTACGGAAAGCCGGGCCGATGAAATAGCTTCCCGCCTCTCGTCTCGCCTGGACGCAATCCGTCCCTGCACGTCAGAAGTAAAAATCCCCACCGTCGCCCACATTGTCTGGAACGACCCGCTTTACGTGAGCGGCAACGATACTCTCCAGAACGATGTAATCACCATGGGCGGGGGAAAAAATGTTTTTGCAGACCGGAACGGGTGGGGTACGGTCACTCTTGAAGAGCTTCTGATGAAAAACCCGGATATTATCCTCGTGAACGGTGGCGGGGGGATGGATGCTTCAAAAAAGGATGTAATCCTCACAGCATTCATGACCAACCCGCAGTATGCATCCCTGTCAGCAGTAAAAAACAACCGGGTTTATGCGGTGAATGCCGATATCATCAGCCGCCCCGCTCCGAGAATCGTGGATGCAACAGAGACGGTATCACGGCTTCTCCATCCGGAATGTTTCACAAAAGTAACTGCATCATCCGATGTAACACAGGTTCCTACGGTTAAATCACCGGGGTTCTGTGCGGGAAGTACGGTTTTGCTCATCGCACTCGTCCTGTTCTTTTTGAGAGGTGGGAAAACGCGATGA
- a CDS encoding cobyrinate a,c-diamide synthase has translation MPVSIPRIVIAGTHSGCGKTTVASGLMAALTERGLKVQPFKTGPDFIDPTHHSAICKRISRNLDPFMMGEAGVLRTFAAAANDADIAVIEGAMGLFDGIDGTDFASTAHVARILKAPVILVVDAYAASRSVHAVVRGFQKFDPTIRVEGIIFNRIATMKHREMIATGEFVPALGWIPYERGSEVGSRHLGLVMAHESTGMSSYGSIVGESCDLDAILELARSTPLPANPRSVKTPAAEKRAIIAVARDEAFCFYYQDNLECLVRAGSEIRFFSPMHDSLPEADAIYIGGGYPELHAGRLEDSHCRNEIRDMADRGMPVYGECGGLMYLCGSVIADREYSMAGVLPARVEMTDTIQALGYVKGRYDSRHGLWPGTIPLRGHEFHFSRIACDPDARFSIRLVRGTGILEGKDGLFEQNTLGAYTHAYFSDTFCRHFVAAAEKFRGNR, from the coding sequence ATGCCGGTAAGCATTCCCCGGATCGTTATTGCGGGAACGCACAGCGGATGCGGCAAGACAACGGTGGCCAGCGGCCTGATGGCAGCCCTTACAGAGAGGGGATTGAAAGTCCAGCCGTTCAAGACCGGCCCGGACTTCATCGATCCCACCCACCATTCTGCTATCTGCAAGAGGATCTCCCGAAACCTCGATCCATTCATGATGGGAGAGGCAGGCGTCCTGCGGACATTTGCCGCAGCAGCCAATGATGCAGATATTGCAGTCATCGAGGGAGCCATGGGACTCTTCGACGGGATTGATGGCACAGACTTCGCGAGCACCGCTCATGTGGCGCGAATCCTCAAAGCACCGGTTATTCTTGTAGTTGACGCATACGCGGCATCCCGCAGTGTCCATGCGGTTGTCAGGGGTTTCCAGAAATTTGATCCCACGATCCGGGTTGAGGGGATTATCTTCAACCGGATAGCAACCATGAAGCACCGCGAGATGATTGCAACCGGGGAATTCGTGCCCGCGCTCGGATGGATTCCGTACGAGAGGGGATCGGAAGTGGGCAGCCGTCACCTTGGCCTCGTCATGGCACACGAGTCCACCGGAATGAGTTCATATGGCAGCATTGTCGGTGAATCGTGCGATCTCGATGCAATCCTTGAGCTGGCACGGAGTACACCATTGCCGGCAAATCCCCGTAGCGTAAAAACCCCGGCTGCAGAGAAACGTGCGATCATCGCTGTCGCCCGCGATGAGGCGTTTTGTTTTTATTACCAGGACAATCTCGAATGTCTTGTGAGGGCGGGATCAGAGATCCGGTTCTTCTCACCGATGCACGATTCCCTGCCGGAGGCAGATGCCATCTACATTGGCGGGGGATACCCGGAACTGCATGCAGGAAGGCTCGAAGATTCGCATTGCCGGAATGAAATTCGTGATATGGCCGACAGGGGCATGCCGGTCTATGGAGAATGCGGAGGACTCATGTACCTGTGCGGGTCGGTTATTGCCGATCGCGAGTATAGTATGGCCGGTGTTCTGCCTGCCCGCGTGGAGATGACAGATACGATCCAGGCTCTGGGCTACGTGAAAGGGAGGTATGACAGCCGGCACGGGCTCTGGCCGGGAACCATCCCGCTCCGGGGGCACGAGTTCCATTTCTCCCGCATTGCGTGCGATCCCGATGCACGGTTTTCAATCCGGCTCGTGAGGGGAACCGGGATATTGGAAGGAAAAGACGGTCTTTTTGAACAGAATACGCTGGGAGCTTACACCCACGCGTACTTCAGCGATACATTCTGCCGGCATTTTGTTGCGGCTGCAGAAAAGTTCCGGGGGAACAGGTAG
- a CDS encoding adenosylcobinamide amidohydrolase, which yields MKTPGDEEIDPRDTSLVIRFPGRRNVLATSWLGGGYREDLQAVFNHQIPLAACEACHSGTSVKEYLGGVARSLSLDPEKACGLVTRAEMKNAAIVTESYRELFVSAIVTAGIDKNGGRAGDPASYYENGSSFEPVGGTINTILIIGADLPDYAMARAILTATEAKTAALQQLVARSIYSTGIATGSGTDMIAIVCDPGSALRLSDAGKHAKLGELIGRAVITATTDALERETGLCAESQRNVLVRLLRYGITDEVIWNAAVSGGYVENTTPEKRERFLQCIRALALDPERVARVAAALHLLDEAGWGLIPGTAARNIVIRLLQEEGDEIYGAEDRAMDCVPALLARLVTGKISSAPALNGKDRRDEEETG from the coding sequence ATGAAAACACCGGGTGATGAAGAGATTGATCCCCGGGACACCTCCCTTGTCATCCGCTTCCCCGGGCGCCGGAATGTTCTTGCAACCTCATGGCTTGGCGGGGGATACCGGGAAGATCTGCAGGCGGTCTTCAACCACCAGATCCCGCTTGCCGCCTGCGAAGCCTGCCATTCCGGAACGAGCGTGAAGGAGTATCTCGGGGGAGTTGCCCGGTCCCTTTCGCTGGATCCGGAAAAAGCCTGCGGCCTTGTCACCCGGGCAGAGATGAAGAACGCGGCAATCGTCACCGAATCATACCGCGAGCTGTTTGTGAGTGCCATCGTTACCGCAGGCATAGACAAGAACGGCGGGAGGGCCGGGGACCCGGCCTCGTATTATGAGAACGGCAGTTCCTTTGAACCGGTCGGGGGAACTATCAACACGATCCTCATCATCGGGGCCGATCTCCCGGACTATGCCATGGCCCGGGCGATCCTGACTGCCACCGAAGCGAAAACGGCAGCCCTCCAGCAGCTTGTGGCCCGGAGCATCTACTCGACCGGGATCGCAACCGGGTCCGGGACGGACATGATCGCGATTGTCTGCGATCCCGGTTCCGCTCTCCGTCTTTCGGATGCCGGCAAGCACGCAAAACTCGGGGAACTGATCGGGAGAGCCGTTATCACAGCAACAACGGATGCGCTTGAGCGGGAGACCGGGCTTTGTGCAGAGTCCCAGAGGAATGTGCTGGTGCGGCTTTTGCGGTATGGGATCACGGATGAGGTTATCTGGAACGCCGCAGTGTCCGGGGGTTATGTGGAGAACACTACGCCGGAAAAGCGGGAGCGGTTTTTGCAGTGCATACGAGCTCTTGCTCTGGACCCGGAGCGTGTGGCACGGGTTGCGGCAGCGCTCCATCTTCTCGACGAAGCGGGATGGGGGCTTATCCCCGGGACTGCGGCACGGAACATTGTCATCCGCCTGCTGCAGGAAGAAGGGGACGAGATTTACGGAGCGGAAGACCGGGCCATGGATTGCGTCCCCGCCCTGCTGGCCCGGCTGGTTACAGGGAAGATCTCATCTGCCCCGGCTCTGAACGGGAAAGACCGGAGAGATGAAGAAGAGACCGGGTGA
- a CDS encoding iron ABC transporter substrate-binding protein, with product MAEPSNNATTTITDGYGRTVTIPTSPNRIVCSGSGCLRYISYLGAQDKIVGVDSIEKTPQAVEGRAYALANPQFSALPLIGEYRGKDDPEKIIGIGPQVVFKTASLTEQPASAIAAADTLQNKTAIPVVEMPYGDLATGAGKTQSYGTLRMMGSITGRSARAEELIAYINATTADLKKRTQDIPESQQKTAYVGGVSFNGPHGIISTEPAYPPFAMVNVKNIAGQAGTQHADISKEVLVSADPEFIFIDVGTMQIPDGGAITELRTNPAFSSLSAVKNKKVYGILPYNFYSTNYESVLADAYFVGKTVYPDRFADIDPSQKADEIYTMFVGKPVFATLNANYNSTGFQPIKI from the coding sequence ATGGCAGAGCCGTCAAACAATGCCACTACAACCATCACGGACGGGTACGGCCGGACGGTCACCATACCGACGAGTCCCAACCGGATTGTCTGCTCCGGTTCCGGGTGCCTGAGATATATCTCCTACCTGGGGGCGCAGGACAAGATCGTTGGCGTTGACAGTATCGAAAAGACCCCGCAGGCAGTTGAAGGCCGGGCATATGCACTGGCAAATCCCCAGTTCTCCGCACTCCCCCTGATCGGGGAATACCGTGGCAAGGATGATCCCGAGAAGATCATCGGTATCGGACCGCAGGTGGTCTTCAAGACCGCGTCGCTGACCGAACAGCCGGCAAGTGCCATCGCTGCTGCGGACACACTCCAGAATAAAACCGCAATTCCGGTTGTTGAGATGCCGTACGGGGATCTTGCAACCGGGGCCGGCAAGACCCAGTCATACGGGACACTCCGCATGATGGGTTCCATCACCGGCAGGAGCGCCCGGGCAGAAGAGTTGATCGCATATATCAATGCGACGACCGCCGACCTGAAAAAGCGCACCCAGGATATCCCTGAATCCCAGCAGAAGACAGCATATGTCGGCGGTGTATCCTTCAACGGCCCGCACGGTATTATCTCAACCGAGCCGGCCTACCCGCCCTTTGCCATGGTGAATGTCAAGAACATTGCCGGACAGGCAGGAACCCAGCATGCGGACATCTCAAAAGAGGTCCTAGTTAGCGCAGATCCGGAATTCATTTTCATCGATGTCGGGACAATGCAGATCCCGGACGGCGGGGCCATCACGGAGCTCAGAACCAACCCGGCGTTCTCCAGCCTTTCGGCGGTGAAGAACAAGAAAGTGTACGGGATCCTGCCTTACAATTTCTATTCAACGAACTATGAGTCCGTTCTTGCGGATGCCTATTTCGTTGGAAAAACGGTATATCCCGATCGTTTCGCAGACATCGATCCCTCGCAGAAAGCCGACGAGATCTACACAATGTTCGTTGGAAAACCGGTCTTTGCGACCCTCAACGCAAACTACAATAGTACAGGATTCCAGCCGATAAAGATCTGA
- a CDS encoding iron ABC transporter permease, with amino-acid sequence MHTEDGKVPHDYLRYTRKKVAWIAAGLVLVFFLFILAISVGAVAIPPVDVIGTLLGIGTSVKWDRIIWNIRLPQALAAIVAGVGLAVAGVAMQSILRNPLASPFTLGISSAGAFGAAVSIIVLGAGKIQSTVANPVTISNPYLTTFVAFMFCMIATGIILLISHLKGASPEVMVLTGVALSSLFGAGVMFLQYFSSDTQLAAVVFWTFGDVGRATWDTLPLMALVVAAATLYFMLNRWNYNAIDAGDETAQGLGVNVVRIRLLGMTVAALVSAVVVSLLGVIGFVGLVCPHMVRRIVGDDQRYLIPGSAVAGAILLLASDTVARIIVAPYILPVAVLTAFMGAPVFIYLLFRGYKR; translated from the coding sequence ATGCACACCGAAGATGGAAAGGTACCCCACGATTACCTGCGCTATACCCGAAAGAAAGTTGCCTGGATAGCCGCAGGTCTCGTCCTGGTCTTTTTCCTCTTCATCCTCGCCATATCGGTCGGTGCAGTAGCTATCCCGCCGGTAGATGTGATCGGGACCCTCCTTGGCATTGGCACATCGGTAAAATGGGACCGCATCATCTGGAATATCCGGCTGCCGCAGGCACTCGCTGCGATTGTTGCCGGTGTCGGTCTTGCCGTAGCGGGTGTTGCCATGCAGTCCATCCTGAGAAATCCGCTCGCCTCCCCGTTCACGCTCGGCATCTCCAGTGCCGGCGCCTTCGGGGCGGCAGTCTCGATCATTGTACTGGGCGCGGGAAAGATACAGTCCACGGTTGCAAACCCGGTAACGATCTCGAACCCGTACCTGACCACGTTCGTTGCCTTCATGTTCTGTATGATCGCGACCGGCATCATTCTCCTCATCTCCCACCTCAAAGGGGCATCTCCCGAGGTAATGGTTCTGACAGGAGTTGCCCTCTCGTCTCTCTTCGGAGCCGGGGTCATGTTCCTCCAGTATTTCTCCAGCGACACCCAGCTGGCGGCAGTGGTCTTCTGGACATTCGGGGACGTTGGCCGGGCAACCTGGGACACGCTCCCGCTGATGGCGCTCGTGGTTGCCGCTGCAACCCTGTACTTCATGCTCAACCGGTGGAACTACAATGCGATCGATGCCGGCGACGAGACCGCACAGGGCCTGGGCGTCAACGTTGTCCGCATCCGGCTTCTGGGGATGACCGTTGCAGCACTTGTCTCGGCAGTGGTTGTCTCCCTTCTCGGAGTAATCGGATTTGTCGGGCTGGTGTGCCCGCACATGGTCAGGAGAATCGTCGGGGACGACCAGCGGTACCTGATCCCCGGATCAGCAGTGGCGGGGGCAATCCTGCTGCTCGCGTCAGACACGGTGGCCCGGATCATTGTGGCGCCGTATATCCTTCCGGTCGCGGTCCTGACGGCATTCATGGGAGCGCCCGTATTCATCTACCTGTTGTTCAGGGGGTACAAGCGATGA